In the Enterococcus saigonensis genome, one interval contains:
- a CDS encoding cation-translocating P-type ATPase — protein sequence MDYYKKTTHEILNEFSSQSKVGLGNAEVQKRHEKYGFNRFAEEKKDTMLKKILLSLTDFTTLVLMVAAIISFYTAIATDHGDLFEGILIIAIIVINSVLTIVQEGNAEKALSALQDMNKQTATVIREGQQQDIDADELVPGDLLVIENGAMIAADARLTQASQLRIEESALTGESEPVEKDADFISSKDLPLGDQQNMVFKGCTVVNGRGQAIVTATGMQTQMGKIAGLLSDSGNSLTPLQKRLNQLGKRISLIALVAAALVFLIGYLQNEPLLEMFMTSVSLAVAAVPETLTVIVTLTLAYGVQKMAKKNAIIRRLPAVETLGTASVICSDKTGTLTQNKMQVRRVWSRGDEVTDVEDGMTDEAMEVLKIASLCTDVIVEKGEDDEVLVKGNPTEVAIVRAIEENYHTKKELDEEYPRIAELPFDSQRKMMTTVHKMGNKKFLSVTKGAFDVLMPKFHYGDVERAQVVNDRFGKKALRVIAVGYRVFEAEPTEITSENLEQDLRLLGLVGMIDPPRPESKGAIKKARKAGIKTVMITGDHVVTASAIAKELGILSHKQQAISDSQLQKLTDEELDGKVKDLTVYARVTPEDKIRIVKSWQRTGAVVAMTGDGVNDAPALNASDVGCAMGITGTDVAKGAADIVLTDDNFATIVDAVAQGRTVYQNIRKAINFLLSCNISEIFIVLIAMLIGWGAPFSAVQLLFVNVVADGLPGFALGREPAEAGIMKEPPIPAHEGIFARGLWKKIAVNAGIFTIVTLFGYYLGTFVNSVSPWVDASPEVGQTVAFLVLAYSSIIHVFNVRSSRSIFQVKLSTNKSLFEMAILAVLITTAIALLPFTQDLFNLVHISLNHWFLVAILSIIPVFVNEMIKFHFSSEEE from the coding sequence ATGGACTATTATAAAAAAACGACCCATGAAATACTGAATGAGTTTTCTTCACAAAGTAAAGTTGGACTTGGTAATGCTGAGGTACAAAAAAGACATGAAAAATATGGCTTCAACCGTTTTGCTGAAGAAAAAAAAGATACCATGCTAAAGAAAATTCTATTAAGTTTAACGGACTTTACGACATTAGTTTTAATGGTAGCAGCAATTATTTCGTTTTATACAGCAATTGCGACCGATCATGGAGATCTATTTGAAGGAATTTTGATTATTGCAATCATTGTTATTAATTCTGTCTTAACGATTGTACAAGAAGGAAATGCAGAAAAAGCGTTAAGTGCTTTACAAGATATGAATAAACAAACAGCAACAGTGATTAGAGAAGGGCAACAACAAGACATCGATGCAGACGAGTTAGTGCCAGGTGATTTACTCGTTATCGAAAATGGTGCGATGATTGCGGCAGATGCTCGTTTAACGCAAGCTTCTCAATTGCGAATTGAGGAGTCTGCTTTGACCGGGGAAAGTGAGCCGGTAGAAAAAGATGCTGATTTCATTAGTAGCAAAGACTTACCTTTAGGAGATCAGCAAAATATGGTATTTAAGGGCTGCACGGTAGTAAATGGTCGTGGCCAAGCGATTGTTACTGCGACCGGTATGCAAACGCAGATGGGTAAAATTGCGGGCTTACTAAGTGATTCAGGTAATTCGTTAACTCCTTTACAAAAAAGATTAAATCAATTAGGCAAACGAATTAGTTTAATTGCATTAGTTGCAGCAGCTTTGGTTTTTTTAATTGGTTATTTACAAAACGAACCGCTTTTAGAAATGTTTATGACTTCAGTTTCGTTAGCTGTTGCAGCAGTCCCAGAAACACTAACCGTAATTGTAACCTTGACATTGGCTTATGGCGTGCAGAAGATGGCGAAAAAAAATGCAATTATTAGACGTTTGCCAGCAGTTGAAACTTTGGGCACTGCAAGTGTTATTTGTTCAGATAAAACTGGGACGTTAACACAAAATAAAATGCAAGTTCGCCGTGTTTGGTCTAGAGGTGATGAAGTAACAGATGTTGAAGATGGCATGACTGATGAAGCAATGGAAGTATTAAAAATTGCCAGTCTTTGTACTGATGTTATCGTTGAAAAAGGTGAAGACGATGAAGTACTTGTGAAGGGAAACCCAACAGAGGTAGCCATCGTTCGTGCCATTGAAGAAAATTATCATACAAAAAAAGAACTTGACGAAGAATATCCACGAATTGCAGAACTACCTTTTGACTCGCAAAGAAAAATGATGACAACCGTGCATAAAATGGGAAATAAAAAATTTCTTTCTGTTACTAAAGGGGCATTTGATGTATTGATGCCAAAATTTCATTATGGTGATGTAGAACGGGCACAAGTCGTAAATGACCGTTTTGGGAAGAAAGCATTGCGGGTCATTGCAGTGGGGTATCGTGTCTTTGAAGCTGAACCAACTGAAATTACCTCAGAAAATTTGGAACAAGATTTACGTTTGCTGGGCTTAGTAGGCATGATTGATCCGCCACGACCTGAAAGTAAAGGTGCGATTAAAAAAGCGCGTAAGGCAGGAATTAAGACCGTTATGATTACTGGCGATCATGTTGTAACTGCGAGTGCAATTGCAAAAGAGTTAGGGATTTTAAGTCATAAGCAACAGGCAATTTCTGACTCACAATTGCAAAAATTAACAGATGAAGAATTAGATGGAAAAGTAAAAGATTTAACGGTTTATGCGCGGGTGACACCTGAAGATAAAATTAGAATTGTAAAATCGTGGCAGCGTACAGGGGCTGTTGTCGCCATGACCGGAGATGGTGTCAACGATGCTCCAGCGTTGAATGCTAGTGACGTTGGCTGTGCGATGGGGATTACCGGGACAGACGTTGCAAAAGGGGCAGCAGATATTGTTTTAACTGATGATAACTTTGCAACCATTGTCGATGCAGTGGCTCAAGGGCGAACGGTTTATCAAAATATACGTAAAGCAATCAACTTTTTATTAAGTTGTAATATCTCGGAAATTTTTATCGTTTTAATTGCCATGTTAATTGGCTGGGGAGCACCTTTTAGTGCGGTTCAATTGTTGTTTGTCAATGTTGTGGCCGATGGTTTACCAGGTTTTGCTTTGGGAAGAGAGCCAGCAGAAGCAGGTATCATGAAAGAGCCGCCAATTCCAGCGCATGAAGGGATTTTTGCCCGAGGTCTTTGGAAGAAAATTGCTGTGAATGCCGGTATTTTTACTATCGTCACTCTTTTTGGCTATTATTTAGGAACATTTGTAAATAGTGTTAGCCCATGGGTAGATGCAAGTCCAGAAGTTGGCCAGACGGTTGCCTTTTTAGTATTAGCCTATTCTTCGATTATCCATGTCTTTAATGTGCGAAGTAGCCGCTCTATTTTTCAAGTGAAATTATCTACCAATAAATCACTCTTTGAGATGGCAATCTTAGCAGTTTTGATTACAACGGCAATTGCCTTGTTACCATTTACCCAAGATTTGTTTAACTTGGTGCATATTAGTTTGAATCACTGGTTTTTAGTAGCAATTTTGTCGATTATACCAGTGTTTGTAAATGAAATGATTAAATTCCACTTTTCCTCTGAGGAAGAGTAA
- the queA gene encoding tRNA preQ1(34) S-adenosylmethionine ribosyltransferase-isomerase QueA: protein MLTTEDFDFNLPEELIAQTPLEKRSSSRLLVVNRQTGEMQDKHFGDIIDELNPGDALVMNDTRVLPARLHGEKPDTGGHLEVLLLNNTKGDTWETLIKPAKRAKVGTEITFGDGRLKAVVEEELEHGGRIITFKYEGIFLEILESLGEMPLPPYIKERLEDPERYQTVYAKENGSAAAPTAGLHFTPELLAAIEAKGVKLVYLTLHVGLGTFRPVSVDNIAEHQMHSEFYRLTEEAAHVLNDVRANGGKIIAVGTTSIRTLETIGTKFAGEIKADSGWTDIFITPGYDFKVVQAFSTNFHLPKSTLVMLVSAFAGRKLTLDAYQHAIDARYRFFSFGDAMFVK, encoded by the coding sequence ATGTTAACAACAGAAGATTTTGATTTTAATTTGCCAGAAGAATTAATTGCGCAAACACCATTAGAAAAACGTTCCAGTTCACGATTGCTGGTAGTAAATCGGCAAACAGGTGAGATGCAAGACAAGCACTTTGGCGATATTATTGATGAGTTAAATCCAGGAGACGCTTTAGTAATGAATGATACTCGCGTTTTACCAGCTCGTTTGCATGGTGAAAAACCTGACACTGGTGGGCATTTAGAGGTCCTGCTTTTAAATAATACCAAAGGAGATACGTGGGAAACTCTGATTAAACCTGCTAAAAGAGCCAAAGTTGGGACAGAAATCACTTTTGGTGATGGGCGCTTAAAAGCTGTGGTAGAAGAGGAATTAGAACATGGTGGGCGCATCATTACATTTAAATACGAAGGGATTTTCTTAGAGATTTTAGAATCATTGGGAGAAATGCCCTTACCTCCGTACATTAAAGAACGGCTGGAAGATCCGGAGCGTTATCAAACCGTGTATGCAAAAGAAAATGGCTCTGCTGCTGCGCCAACAGCTGGCTTACATTTTACACCAGAATTATTGGCAGCAATTGAAGCAAAAGGGGTAAAATTAGTTTATTTAACCTTACATGTAGGGCTTGGTACCTTTAGACCAGTTAGTGTCGATAACATCGCTGAACACCAAATGCACAGCGAATTCTATCGCTTGACAGAAGAGGCTGCACACGTATTAAATGATGTTCGCGCAAATGGTGGTAAAATTATTGCTGTAGGAACAACATCCATTCGTACTTTAGAAACAATCGGTACTAAATTTGCAGGGGAAATAAAAGCTGACAGTGGCTGGACCGATATCTTTATTACACCCGGCTATGACTTTAAAGTTGTCCAAGCTTTTAGTACCAATTTTCACTTGCCAAAATCAACGCTAGTTATGTTGGTGAGTGCTTTTGCCGGACGCAAATTAACGTTAGATGCTTATCAACACGCAATCGATGCGCGTTATCGTTTCTTTAGTTTTGGGGATGCGATGTTTGTCAAATAA
- a CDS encoding VOC family protein — MPAFHHISLLTKNHKQNVAFYTELLGMRFVKNTVNQENNRMLHYYYGDYTGSPGSVVTFFIVPHLGQRYDHNHFLATIGLNIPTNSLSYWQNRLENKGILVTRKKNQIFFDDPDHVGIILTEVAEAPLKPELQVKNDIPADKQILGLASTQLHVSDLAATTDFFKKYLDWNVIDSTITLSKTEHLELYQTNTTEKTRMGRGSIDHIAFAVKDDKALNDLYQKAQEQNWQIEEIISRGYFKSLYIREPGGNRLEFATMSPGFTLDEPLESLGESFALPPFLADKRAEIQANLYPID, encoded by the coding sequence ATGCCAGCGTTTCATCATATTTCACTATTAACCAAAAATCACAAGCAAAATGTTGCTTTTTATACCGAATTATTGGGCATGCGCTTTGTTAAAAATACTGTCAATCAAGAAAATAATAGAATGTTACATTACTACTACGGCGATTATACAGGGAGTCCCGGTAGCGTGGTTACCTTTTTTATTGTTCCTCATCTGGGGCAACGTTATGATCACAATCACTTTTTAGCTACGATTGGGTTAAATATTCCAACGAATAGTTTAAGTTATTGGCAAAATCGCTTAGAAAATAAAGGTATTCTAGTTACTCGTAAGAAAAATCAAATATTTTTTGATGATCCCGATCATGTAGGAATAATTTTGACAGAAGTTGCAGAAGCTCCCTTAAAACCTGAATTGCAGGTTAAAAATGATATTCCAGCAGACAAACAAATTTTAGGTTTAGCTTCAACCCAGCTTCATGTATCAGACCTAGCAGCTACCACTGATTTTTTCAAGAAGTATTTGGATTGGAATGTGATAGACAGCACAATAACACTGAGTAAGACAGAACATTTGGAGCTTTATCAAACGAATACAACAGAAAAAACCCGGATGGGTCGTGGCAGTATTGATCATATTGCCTTTGCAGTAAAAGATGATAAAGCCTTAAATGATTTATATCAAAAAGCACAAGAACAAAATTGGCAAATTGAAGAAATTATTTCGCGTGGTTACTTTAAGAGCTTGTATATTCGCGAACCTGGTGGAAATCGCCTTGAATTTGCTACAATGTCTCCAGGCTTTACCCTTGACGAACCTTTGGAAAGTTTAGGAGAAAGTTTTGCATTACCTCCTTTTCTAGCCGATAAACGTGCTGAAATCCAAGCAAATTTATATCCAATTGACTAA
- a CDS encoding betaine/proline/choline family ABC transporter ATP-binding protein (Members of the family are the ATP-binding subunit of ABC transporters for substrates such as betaine, L-proline or other amino acids, choline, carnitine, etc. The substrate specificity is best determined from the substrate-binding subunit, rather than this subunit, as it interacts with the permease subunit and not with substrate directly.) → MIEFQHVTKIYKGGKVAVEDVNLSFNKGEFICFIGTSGSGKTTCMRMINRMNEPTKGKILINDKDIKEVNPVELRRKIGYVIQNIGLMPHMTIRENITLVQKLLKVDEQTRQETAEKMIDLVELPREMLDRYPAELSGGQQQRIGVVRALAANQDIILMDEPFGALDPITRDALQDLVKDLQERLGKTIVFVTHDMDEALKLANRIVIMSEGKVIQFDTPENILRSPANEFVEELIGEDRLLQAKPDTTTVGEVMLKNAITITPEKSLREAISLMREKRVDTLLVTDNSKILKGFIDVESIDKMRGKASSVGDILNKDVFYVKEDKLLRDVLQRILKRGLKYVPVVDQKNRVVGILTRASLVDIVYDVLWGDETSISEAIESAKEEA, encoded by the coding sequence TTGATCGAATTTCAACACGTAACAAAAATTTATAAAGGCGGCAAAGTCGCTGTGGAAGATGTCAATTTGTCTTTTAATAAAGGCGAATTTATCTGTTTTATTGGTACAAGTGGTTCTGGTAAAACAACTTGCATGCGCATGATTAACCGGATGAATGAACCAACTAAAGGAAAAATCCTAATTAACGACAAAGACATAAAAGAAGTTAATCCGGTTGAATTGCGACGTAAAATTGGCTATGTGATTCAAAACATTGGTCTAATGCCCCATATGACGATTCGAGAAAATATTACGTTAGTCCAAAAGTTGCTGAAAGTCGATGAACAAACTCGCCAAGAAACAGCAGAAAAAATGATTGATTTAGTAGAATTACCACGAGAAATGTTGGATCGTTATCCCGCAGAACTTTCTGGTGGTCAGCAACAACGGATTGGGGTTGTTCGGGCACTTGCCGCTAACCAAGATATCATTTTAATGGATGAACCCTTTGGAGCTTTAGATCCGATTACCCGCGATGCACTCCAAGATTTAGTAAAAGATTTACAAGAACGCTTAGGTAAAACGATAGTCTTTGTTACTCATGATATGGACGAAGCTTTAAAATTGGCAAATCGCATTGTTATTATGAGTGAAGGTAAAGTAATTCAATTTGATACACCAGAAAATATTTTACGAAGTCCAGCCAATGAATTCGTCGAAGAGTTAATTGGTGAAGACCGACTCTTACAGGCAAAACCAGATACAACAACTGTTGGCGAAGTCATGCTAAAAAATGCGATTACCATTACCCCAGAAAAATCTTTGCGAGAAGCAATTTCTCTTATGCGAGAAAAACGCGTAGATACGTTGCTTGTCACAGATAATAGTAAAATTTTAAAAGGTTTCATTGATGTAGAGTCAATTGATAAAATGCGAGGAAAAGCCTCCAGTGTTGGGGACATTTTGAATAAAGATGTCTTTTATGTCAAAGAAGATAAGTTACTCCGAGATGTGTTACAACGCATTTTAAAACGTGGTTTAAAATATGTACCGGTCGTCGATCAAAAAAATCGGGTTGTCGGAATTTTAACGCGGGCCTCATTGGTCGATATTGTCTACGATGTTTTATGGGGTGATGAAACTTCCATCAGTGAAGCAATTGAATCTGCAAAAGAGGAGGCGTAA
- a CDS encoding ABC transporter permease — protein MADFFAKHGSEILNKSFEHIYISFFALILGIVIAVPLGVFLTRFKKAANIVITVTSALQTIPSLALLALMIPIFGVGKVPAIIALFIYSLLPILRNTYIGMKNVDGNYLDVARGMGMTNLQSIFSVELPIAMPTIMAGIRLASVYVIAWATLASYIGAGGLGDLIFSGLNNYQPDLIFAGTIPVTLLALLSDFLLGLLENHLTPKALRGTD, from the coding sequence ATGGCTGATTTTTTTGCAAAACACGGTTCGGAAATTTTAAATAAAAGTTTTGAGCATATTTATATTTCATTTTTTGCTTTAATACTGGGAATTGTTATCGCTGTTCCACTAGGCGTCTTTTTAACTCGCTTCAAAAAAGCAGCCAACATTGTAATTACTGTTACCAGTGCATTGCAAACTATTCCCTCTCTTGCACTTTTGGCATTAATGATTCCTATTTTTGGTGTGGGGAAAGTTCCTGCGATTATCGCACTGTTTATTTATTCTCTGCTACCAATTTTACGTAACACTTATATCGGTATGAAAAATGTGGATGGAAATTACTTAGATGTTGCACGTGGTATGGGCATGACGAATTTACAGTCAATTTTTAGTGTAGAACTCCCTATTGCCATGCCAACCATTATGGCAGGTATTCGCTTAGCCTCTGTTTATGTTATCGCTTGGGCGACGCTAGCTTCTTATATTGGCGCCGGCGGTTTAGGGGATCTGATTTTTAGTGGTTTAAATAACTACCAACCCGATTTAATTTTTGCTGGGACGATTCCAGTAACATTATTGGCTTTATTAAGTGATTTTCTTTTAGGCTTATTAGAAAATCATTTAACACCTAAAGCTTTAAGGGGGACGGATTAA
- a CDS encoding osmoprotectant ABC transporter substrate-binding protein, protein MKKIKTLFLALVTTILLAGCSFPGLASSSSENTVAITGGITSEAQILASLVAGMIEHYTDLDTTIINNLATTTINNQAMVNGDAQISAARYTGTDLTATLGMEPVKDPAEAFKLVKTEFNKRYQQTWFKSYGFDNTYTFLVRKDTAEKYNLKKISDLKKVSDELVAGVDTSWINRKGDGYDGFQKEYGFSFKNILPMQIGLVYDAVAAGKMDIVLGYSTDGRIASYDLVMLEDDLKFFPPYDAAAIADNKLLKKYPDLQTALGRLEGVIDTKQMQKLNYEADNNLVEPSVVAEKFLKDNHYFEGK, encoded by the coding sequence ATGAAAAAAATAAAAACACTCTTCCTTGCACTGGTGACAACAATTTTATTAGCTGGTTGTTCCTTTCCAGGACTAGCTTCTTCAAGTAGTGAAAATACTGTTGCTATTACTGGCGGTATTACTTCTGAGGCGCAAATTTTGGCAAGTTTGGTTGCTGGCATGATTGAACATTATACCGATTTGGATACAACAATTATTAATAATTTAGCAACAACCACAATTAATAACCAAGCTATGGTAAATGGAGATGCCCAAATATCTGCCGCACGTTATACCGGAACAGACTTAACTGCAACGTTAGGCATGGAACCTGTTAAAGACCCTGCAGAAGCTTTCAAACTGGTCAAAACTGAATTTAACAAACGGTATCAACAAACGTGGTTTAAATCTTATGGTTTTGACAATACGTATACATTTTTAGTACGAAAAGATACAGCTGAAAAATATAATTTGAAAAAAATTAGTGACTTGAAAAAAGTGAGTGATGAGCTTGTTGCTGGCGTTGATACTTCTTGGATAAATCGTAAAGGCGACGGCTACGATGGCTTTCAAAAGGAATACGGCTTTTCATTTAAAAATATTTTACCTATGCAAATCGGTCTCGTTTACGATGCAGTAGCAGCTGGAAAAATGGATATTGTTTTAGGTTACTCAACTGATGGGCGAATTGCCAGCTATGATTTGGTAATGTTAGAAGATGATTTAAAATTCTTCCCGCCTTATGATGCAGCGGCAATTGCAGATAATAAGTTATTAAAAAAATATCCAGATTTGCAAACAGCTTTGGGACGTTTAGAAGGTGTTATTGATACCAAGCAAATGCAGAAATTAAATTATGAAGCCGATAACAATTTAGTTGAACCTTCTGTCGTCGCAGAAAAATTTCTTAAAGACAATCATTATTTCGAAGGGAAGTGA
- a CDS encoding ABC transporter permease, with protein sequence MQNMNLAEQFVYYFKENGSYVFSQFLRHFLISIYGVLLAAIVAIPLGILISKRHKLADWVIRIANVIQTVPQLAMLSILMIGLGLGVNVVIVTVFLYSILPIIKNTYTGMKQVDKNALDVGKGMGMTSWQRLYMIELPLSISVIMAGIRNALVVAIGITAIGAFVGAGGLGDIIIRGTNATDGASIILAGALPTALMAIITDWILGMVEHRLDPAGKTSK encoded by the coding sequence CTGCAAAATATGAATTTAGCCGAACAATTTGTTTATTATTTTAAAGAAAATGGCAGTTACGTTTTCAGCCAATTTTTACGTCACTTCTTAATTTCGATTTATGGCGTACTATTAGCAGCAATTGTGGCTATTCCGTTAGGGATTTTAATTTCAAAAAGACACAAATTAGCTGATTGGGTTATTCGGATTGCCAATGTTATTCAAACCGTGCCACAGCTTGCAATGTTATCTATTTTGATGATTGGCTTAGGTTTGGGGGTAAACGTTGTTATCGTAACAGTTTTTCTTTACTCCATTTTGCCTATTATTAAAAATACCTATACTGGTATGAAGCAAGTAGATAAAAATGCTTTGGATGTCGGGAAAGGGATGGGAATGACCAGCTGGCAGCGGCTTTATATGATTGAGCTTCCTCTTTCCATTTCTGTTATTATGGCAGGAATTCGGAATGCTTTAGTTGTTGCAATTGGAATTACAGCAATTGGAGCATTCGTAGGAGCAGGAGGATTAGGCGATATTATTATTCGCGGTACAAATGCTACAGATGGCGCTTCTATTATTTTGGCCGGTGCATTGCCAACTGCTTTAATGGCCATTATTACAGACTGGATTTTAGGAATGGTGGAACACCGCCTAGATCCAGCTGGGAAAACTTCAAAATAA
- a CDS encoding APC family permease, which yields MNYLKRLLVGRPLKSAENDEQKLTRFAALALLSSDALSSIAYGTEQIVVVLLALSTAAIWYSLPIAAFVIILLVSLTLSYRQIIHAYPHGGGAYVVSSENLGRNAGLISGGSLLIDYMLTVAVSVSAGAEAITSAVPALYGHQVAISIFIVLLIMMMNLRGLRESASFLMVPVYTFIAVITILIAVGLFKIVSGIQPLNATALPGAVVPGISIALILRAFSSGSSSLTGVEAISNAVPFFKKPRAKNAAATLAIMASILGFFFVGITFINYWYGVVPKQEVTVLSQIGEAVFGHGIMYYALQFSTALILAVAANTGFSAFPVLAYNLAKDKFMPHMYQDRGDRLGYSNGIITLAAGSIVLLFIFQGSTERLIPLYSIGVFIPFALSQTGMVRHWQKQGNGWLKKSIANIVGAFISYAIIAILFIYRLGDIWPFFIIMPVLLFVFYKIHDHYRKVAEQLRLMEDEAKLHTYDGNTVIVLVGNVTRVNVGALNYAQSIGDYVVAMHVSLDEDVKKEKEIEAEFKQNFPDVRFSVVHSSYRSIENPILRYVDLVSKNAKKHNYTTTVIIPQFVPRRRWQNILHNQTSLRLRMRLSWRQNIIVSTYSYHLKK from the coding sequence GTGAACTATTTAAAACGGCTGTTAGTGGGGCGGCCTTTGAAATCAGCAGAAAATGATGAACAGAAGTTAACACGATTTGCAGCATTGGCATTATTATCATCAGATGCACTATCTTCTATTGCATACGGAACAGAACAGATTGTGGTTGTTTTATTGGCATTATCTACAGCAGCAATTTGGTATTCGTTGCCAATTGCAGCGTTTGTCATTATTTTGTTGGTTTCCTTAACACTGTCTTATCGTCAAATTATTCATGCTTATCCACACGGCGGCGGTGCTTATGTAGTTAGTAGTGAGAATTTGGGACGCAATGCGGGACTTATTTCCGGAGGGTCTCTTTTAATTGACTACATGCTGACAGTAGCAGTATCAGTTTCTGCTGGTGCTGAAGCAATTACTTCTGCTGTACCAGCACTATATGGTCATCAAGTTGCAATCTCAATTTTTATTGTTTTGTTAATTATGATGATGAATTTACGTGGATTAAGAGAGTCAGCTAGTTTTTTGATGGTGCCGGTTTATACGTTTATTGCCGTTATTACGATTTTAATCGCTGTGGGATTGTTTAAGATTGTCAGTGGTATACAGCCGTTAAATGCAACAGCATTACCAGGGGCAGTGGTACCTGGAATTTCCATTGCGTTAATTTTACGAGCTTTTTCTTCGGGTTCTTCTTCTTTAACTGGGGTAGAAGCCATTAGTAATGCTGTACCTTTCTTTAAAAAACCGCGGGCAAAAAATGCAGCGGCAACATTAGCCATCATGGCAAGTATTTTGGGCTTCTTCTTTGTGGGAATTACTTTTATCAATTATTGGTATGGCGTTGTACCGAAGCAAGAAGTAACAGTCCTATCTCAAATTGGAGAAGCTGTTTTTGGCCATGGAATTATGTATTATGCACTACAATTTAGTACCGCTCTAATATTGGCTGTTGCTGCCAATACAGGTTTTTCTGCGTTTCCAGTTCTGGCTTATAATTTAGCAAAAGATAAATTTATGCCTCATATGTATCAGGATCGTGGGGATCGTCTTGGGTATTCTAATGGTATTATTACTCTGGCAGCAGGGTCAATTGTCTTGTTGTTTATTTTTCAAGGCTCAACAGAACGCTTAATTCCTTTATATTCTATTGGTGTATTTATTCCTTTTGCTTTGTCTCAAACAGGAATGGTTCGCCACTGGCAAAAACAAGGCAATGGTTGGTTAAAAAAATCGATTGCCAACATTGTAGGGGCGTTTATCTCTTATGCGATTATTGCAATTTTATTTATTTATCGTCTAGGTGATATCTGGCCATTTTTCATTATTATGCCAGTTTTATTATTTGTTTTTTATAAGATTCATGATCATTATCGTAAAGTAGCCGAACAACTGCGTTTAATGGAAGACGAGGCAAAACTGCATACGTACGATGGTAATACAGTGATTGTTTTAGTCGGAAACGTAACGCGTGTAAATGTGGGGGCGTTAAATTATGCGCAATCTATCGGCGATTATGTTGTCGCGATGCATGTTTCACTAGACGAGGATGTAAAAAAAGAAAAGGAAATCGAAGCAGAGTTCAAACAAAATTTCCCAGATGTTCGATTTTCTGTGGTTCATTCCTCTTACCGTTCAATTGAAAATCCGATTCTCCGTTATGTCGATCTTGTCAGCAAAAATGCAAAGAAACACAATTATACGACAACGGTAATCATTCCCCAATTTGTGCCACGTCGGCGCTGGCAAAATATTTTACACAACCAAACAAGCTTACGCTTAAGAATGCGTCTGTCTTGGCGACAAAATATTATTGTTAGTACCTATAGTTATCATTTGAAAAAATAA